The following coding sequences lie in one Arachis ipaensis cultivar K30076 chromosome B03, Araip1.1, whole genome shotgun sequence genomic window:
- the LOC107633648 gene encoding uncharacterized protein LOC107633648, producing MLCRETRERGRAPKEEELPSSPPSCHLRRRHRPSRHHYAASPSRTETRRRGGGGSLSSKLPSSLCKAAAIIIIAGCCCCTCDRRRLWVRHRRAEPLWRTVTVAEALVAVRSCSAAVWVTRNVAVITETNIGGIAIQYSCSSLSGIEFWVLHAKFYDCGIGHQAAALSPELPLLCSLAYL from the exons ATGCTATGT AGGGAGACCCGTGAGAGAGGAAGAGCGCCAAAGGAGGAGGAGCTGCCCTCATCGCCACCGTCGTGTCACCTGCGCCGTCGGCACCGTCCGTCGCGCCACCACTACGCTGCGTCGCCATCGAGAACAGAAACGCGAAGGAGAGGAGGCGGTGGGTCACTGTCCTCGAAGCTTCCGTCGTCTCTGTGCAAAGCTGCCGCCATCATCATTATCGCGGGCTGCTGCTGCTGCACGTGTGATCGCCGCCGCCTCTGGGTCCGTCACCGTCGAGCAGAGCCGCTGTGGAGAACCGTCACGGTCGCCGAAGCTCTTGTCGCCGTCAGAAGCTGCTCTGCCGCCGTTTGGGTCACCAGAAACGTGGCCGTGATCACCGAAACCAACATCGGAGGTATCGCTATTCAGTACAGTTGTTCTTCCTTGTCTGG GATCGAGTTCTGGGTCTTGCATGCTAAGTTCTATGACTGTGGCATAGGACATCAAGCTGCTGCGTTGTCACCGGAGCTGCCATTGCTCTGTTCTCTTGCTTATTTGTAA